The Acidobacteriota bacterium genome has a segment encoding these proteins:
- the cas2 gene encoding CRISPR-associated endonuclease Cas2, which translates to MLVVVSYDVSTVDRAGRRRLRRVAKRCLDYGQRVQNSVFECVVDPAQWAQLKHHLLSEIETKEDSLRFYFLGSNWRRRVEHHGAKPTRDPDAPLIV; encoded by the coding sequence GTGCTCGTGGTGGTGAGCTACGACGTCTCAACCGTCGACCGTGCCGGGCGCCGCCGCCTCCGTCGCGTCGCCAAGCGTTGCCTCGACTACGGCCAGCGGGTTCAGAACTCGGTCTTCGAGTGCGTCGTCGATCCCGCCCAATGGGCTCAACTCAAACACCACTTGCTCAGCGAAATCGAGACAAAGGAAGACAGCCTGCGCTTCTACTTCCTCGGTTCGAACTGGCGCCGGCGAGTCGAGCATCATGGCGCCAAACCGACCCGGGATCCGGACGCCCCGCTCATCGTCTGA
- the cas1c gene encoding type I-C CRISPR-associated endonuclease Cas1c has protein sequence MKRHLNTLFVTSEGAYVGREGEQVIVRREEQPPLRVPILQLGAIVLFGRIGFSPSLAGLCGRHGVTLSLLSTYGRFLARVEGPVSGNVLLRREQYRRADEPEHCAALAATFIGGKLVNARTVLRRALRERPQTTGNADIEQVAGTLGSLLKRLSNTHDLDQIRGLEGEGARLYFSVLDHLVLSRGDTFRFSSRSRRPPLDPINALLSFAYTLLTHDVAAALEGVGLDPAVGFLHRDRPGRFGLALDLVEELRPIVADRLVLSLINRRQINERGFRREETGRVVMDEDIRKAFLVAYQERKNTAVTHPFLGERTTIGLVPHLQARLLARHLRGDLDAYPPFIWK, from the coding sequence ATGAAACGTCACCTCAATACCCTCTTCGTAACCAGCGAGGGCGCCTACGTAGGCCGTGAAGGTGAGCAGGTCATCGTGCGCCGCGAAGAACAGCCTCCGTTACGCGTCCCCATTCTGCAGCTCGGCGCGATCGTGCTCTTCGGCCGCATCGGATTCAGCCCATCCCTAGCCGGCCTGTGCGGCCGCCATGGCGTCACTCTCTCCCTCCTGTCAACCTACGGCCGCTTCCTGGCTCGAGTCGAAGGACCTGTATCCGGCAACGTACTTCTGCGTCGGGAGCAGTACCGGCGCGCCGACGAGCCCGAGCATTGCGCCGCCCTCGCGGCAACCTTCATCGGTGGCAAACTAGTCAACGCTCGAACGGTCCTTCGACGCGCTCTCCGCGAGCGCCCCCAGACCACGGGAAATGCTGATATCGAGCAGGTCGCCGGCACTCTCGGCAGCCTCCTGAAGCGACTCAGTAACACCCACGACCTCGACCAGATACGAGGCCTCGAGGGAGAGGGCGCCCGGCTCTACTTCTCGGTTCTAGACCATCTCGTTCTGAGCCGTGGAGACACTTTCCGATTCTCCAGTCGCTCTCGCAGACCGCCCCTTGATCCGATCAACGCGCTGCTCTCCTTCGCCTACACTCTCCTCACCCACGACGTCGCCGCCGCCCTCGAAGGTGTCGGCCTCGACCCAGCCGTCGGCTTCCTCCATCGCGACCGACCGGGTCGTTTCGGTCTCGCCCTAGATCTCGTTGAAGAGCTTCGCCCCATCGTTGCGGATCGACTTGTCCTGAGCCTCATCAACCGGCGTCAGATCAACGAACGCGGTTTCCGCCGCGAAGAAACCGGCCGCGTCGTCATGGACGAAGATATCCGCAAGGCCTTTCTCGTCGCTTACCAGGAACGTAAGAACACCGCAGTCACCCATCCATTCCTCGGTGAGAGAACCACCATAGGCCTCGTCCCCCATCTCCAGGCTCGACTGCTCGCCCGCCACCTGCGGGGAGATCTTGATGCCTATCCACCCTTTATCTGGAAGTGA
- the cas4 gene encoding CRISPR-associated protein Cas4, protein MYDEDSLLPLSALQHLAFCERQAALIHIEGLWADNRLTVEGTLMHQSLDETGRRTEVRDGTRLARGIGLRSARLGLVGRADLVEFLPVEDNPSAGVQLPGATGLWRPFPVEAKRGRPKKHNADRVQLCAQGMCLEETFGIPVPAGALTYGKTRRRLHVDFDSPLRIEVEAAASRLHELIDLGLTPTAAREPKCDRCSLFELCMPHAISADRSATDYLKREIFGSARSAFRTENSSKAP, encoded by the coding sequence GTGTATGACGAAGACAGCTTGCTGCCGTTATCTGCCTTGCAACACCTGGCCTTCTGTGAGCGCCAGGCGGCCCTGATCCATATCGAAGGCCTGTGGGCGGATAACCGACTCACCGTCGAGGGCACCCTGATGCATCAATCCCTCGACGAAACCGGACGGCGCACGGAAGTGCGCGACGGGACACGACTGGCGCGCGGCATTGGGCTACGCTCGGCTCGGTTAGGGCTCGTCGGTCGCGCCGATCTGGTCGAGTTCCTACCCGTCGAGGACAATCCCTCAGCCGGAGTGCAACTGCCAGGCGCCACCGGTCTTTGGCGACCTTTCCCGGTCGAAGCCAAGCGCGGACGCCCGAAGAAGCACAATGCCGACCGCGTTCAGCTCTGCGCTCAAGGCATGTGCCTCGAAGAGACCTTCGGTATCCCTGTTCCGGCCGGTGCTCTGACCTACGGCAAGACTCGCCGCCGCCTGCACGTCGATTTCGATTCCCCCTTGCGGATCGAGGTCGAGGCCGCAGCTTCCCGGCTTCACGAATTGATCGACCTCGGACTCACGCCGACCGCTGCTCGTGAGCCGAAATGCGACCGCTGCTCGCTATTCGAGCTTTGCATGCCTCACGCGATATCAGCAGACCGCTCCGCCACCGACTATTTGAAACGCGAGATCTTCGGCAGCGCTCGATCGGCCTTCAGAACCGAGAACTCCTCGAAAGCACCATGA
- the cas7c gene encoding type I-C CRISPR-associated protein Cas7/Csd2, producing the protein MSHTPNQIDHRHDFVLLFDVAHGNPNGDPDAGNAPRTDPETGHGLVSDVALKRKIRDFVTLAKTHPETGEPESGYDIYVRHRGVLERYHRQAYEALGLDPKAKGKENASNVDRTRAWMCQTYFDVRTFGAVMSTGINCGQVRGPVQLTFSRSVDPIASLEQSIVRKAVTTEKDAEKQLTNHGQVTGTMGRKEIVPYALYVAHGFYSPSLARDTGFSDSDMELLWQALTLMFEHDRSATRGEMSTCKLFVFEHESHLGNAPAQALFRRIKAQRIDESKPARQFEDYSIEVVREGLPSGVTLHEMV; encoded by the coding sequence ATGAGCCACACTCCCAATCAAATCGACCATCGCCACGACTTTGTCCTGCTGTTCGACGTCGCCCATGGCAACCCCAACGGTGACCCGGATGCCGGCAATGCCCCGCGTACCGACCCCGAAACCGGACACGGCCTGGTTTCGGACGTCGCACTGAAGCGCAAGATCCGTGACTTCGTCACCCTCGCCAAGACCCATCCTGAAACCGGCGAACCGGAATCCGGATACGACATCTACGTTCGACATCGCGGCGTTCTCGAGCGCTACCACCGGCAGGCCTACGAAGCCCTCGGCCTCGACCCCAAGGCCAAGGGTAAGGAGAACGCCAGCAACGTCGACCGCACCCGCGCCTGGATGTGCCAAACGTACTTCGACGTCCGCACCTTCGGGGCCGTGATGTCCACCGGCATCAACTGCGGCCAGGTGCGCGGCCCGGTACAGCTCACCTTCTCGCGCTCCGTCGACCCGATCGCCTCCCTCGAGCAATCGATCGTGCGCAAGGCGGTCACCACCGAGAAGGACGCTGAGAAACAGCTCACCAATCATGGTCAGGTCACCGGCACCATGGGACGCAAAGAGATCGTGCCTTACGCCCTCTATGTCGCTCACGGCTTCTACTCGCCGAGCTTGGCCCGCGACACGGGCTTCTCGGACTCCGACATGGAGCTTCTCTGGCAAGCCCTCACGTTGATGTTCGAGCACGACCGTTCCGCCACTCGTGGCGAGATGTCCACTTGCAAACTGTTCGTCTTCGAGCACGAAAGTCACCTCGGTAATGCTCCGGCCCAGGCTCTTTTCCGCCGCATCAAGGCCCAACGCATCGACGAGTCGAAACCGGCGCGCCAGTTCGAGGACTACTCGATCGAGGTCGTGCGCGAAGGACTACCTTCGGGCGTCACGCTTCACGAGATGGTCTGA
- the cas8c gene encoding type I-C CRISPR-associated protein Cas8c/Csd1, which yields MILQALYEMAQTEGLSQDLDFQPKPITYLIFVDDEGRLLNLVSTKTAPPAAPGKRAGKAIAKSFPVPREPTRTSGARAFFFYDKAEYVFGIDPEGKRAAAQLAERASLFRDKVSACAESTGDAAARAVLQLLDNLADGSQAVSLPEDCAGNDLFAFIYQGEAERLVTQRPAIEAHWRQLRTKDQADEQIRCLVTGTLSAPAKKHTSLKNVPGGSTSGVALVSFNNSAFESYGWKGNDNAPVSQEAAETYGVALNRLLHPAYPDPKEPGSTLARRNRRLADDTVLCYWADAGDQGFADAFGDVLDANPEGVAEVYHSIWSGKPPTPLGDEVQFYGLILAGAQGRASVRDWIETTVNQAQKNVARHFADLKMVRVTPPPKKGQLPPALGIRSLLSALAPKGREGVPGPLAAQLAVAALQGTPFPLSLLQRALIRTRAEIGDDDWVAFTRRDARAAIIKAVLNRQRRAKNSSLDQEITPAMDPNNHQPGYLLGRLMAVLENLQAAALGDVNASVVDRYFGAASATPQAVFTRLLKGARHHVRKLRDEADKGGLAVWLDRQIDTLVASFDPKQNGFPAHLDLEQQGLFVLGYHQQRHWLRLPKAEREALEASASKAT from the coding sequence ATGATCTTGCAAGCTCTTTACGAGATGGCCCAAACCGAGGGCCTGAGCCAGGATCTCGATTTTCAGCCCAAGCCGATCACATACTTGATTTTCGTCGACGACGAAGGTCGCCTGCTCAACCTCGTGAGCACGAAGACCGCACCACCGGCCGCACCCGGCAAAAGGGCCGGCAAGGCCATCGCCAAGAGCTTTCCGGTTCCGCGTGAACCGACCCGCACCAGCGGTGCCCGAGCCTTCTTCTTCTACGACAAGGCCGAGTACGTATTCGGCATCGACCCCGAAGGGAAACGCGCCGCGGCTCAACTTGCGGAACGCGCGAGCCTGTTTCGCGACAAAGTGTCCGCCTGTGCCGAGAGCACCGGCGATGCGGCCGCCCGAGCGGTTCTGCAGCTGCTCGACAACCTCGCCGACGGCTCGCAAGCCGTGTCGCTCCCCGAGGACTGCGCCGGCAATGACCTGTTCGCCTTCATCTATCAAGGGGAAGCCGAACGTCTGGTCACCCAGCGGCCGGCGATCGAGGCCCACTGGCGGCAGCTGCGTACCAAGGACCAAGCGGATGAGCAGATTCGCTGCCTGGTCACCGGTACCCTGTCGGCACCGGCCAAGAAGCACACCTCACTCAAGAACGTCCCCGGCGGCTCGACCTCCGGCGTCGCGCTCGTGTCCTTCAACAATTCGGCCTTTGAGTCTTACGGCTGGAAGGGCAACGACAATGCCCCGGTTTCCCAAGAGGCAGCCGAAACCTACGGCGTCGCCCTCAATCGCCTCCTGCATCCGGCCTATCCCGACCCCAAGGAGCCAGGCTCCACCCTGGCGCGACGAAATCGCCGACTCGCCGACGACACGGTGCTCTGCTACTGGGCCGATGCCGGCGACCAAGGCTTCGCCGACGCCTTCGGCGATGTGCTCGATGCCAATCCCGAAGGCGTCGCCGAGGTCTATCACTCGATCTGGTCCGGAAAACCCCCAACCCCTCTCGGCGACGAAGTCCAATTTTACGGTCTCATTCTCGCCGGCGCCCAAGGGCGAGCGAGCGTTCGAGATTGGATCGAAACGACCGTCAACCAAGCACAGAAGAACGTCGCTCGTCACTTCGCCGACCTCAAGATGGTGCGCGTCACGCCTCCGCCGAAGAAGGGACAGCTTCCTCCGGCCCTCGGGATACGCAGTCTGCTGAGCGCCCTCGCTCCCAAGGGAAGAGAAGGAGTTCCCGGACCACTCGCGGCGCAACTCGCGGTGGCTGCCCTCCAGGGCACGCCCTTTCCCCTGTCTCTCTTGCAGCGCGCCTTGATTCGAACTCGCGCCGAGATCGGTGACGATGACTGGGTCGCCTTCACCCGCCGCGACGCCCGCGCCGCCATCATCAAGGCGGTTCTCAACCGCCAACGCCGTGCCAAGAATTCTTCCCTCGACCAGGAGATTACCCCCGCCATGGATCCCAACAACCACCAACCCGGCTACCTCCTCGGTCGCTTGATGGCCGTCCTCGAAAACCTGCAAGCCGCCGCTCTGGGCGACGTCAACGCCAGCGTCGTGGACCGCTACTTTGGCGCTGCTTCAGCAACCCCACAGGCGGTCTTTACACGCCTCCTGAAGGGCGCTCGCCACCACGTTCGTAAGCTGCGGGACGAGGCCGACAAAGGAGGTCTCGCCGTTTGGCTCGACCGCCAAATCGACACTCTGGTTGCCAGCTTCGACCCCAAGCAAAACGGCTTTCCCGCCCACTTGGACCTCGAGCAGCAGGGCCTTTTCGTACTCGGTTACCACCAGCAGCGCCACTGGCTGCGCCTCCCCAAGGCAGAGCGCGAAGCGCTCGAAGCGTCCGCCAGCAAAGCTACCTGA